One segment of Mycolicibacterium sp. YH-1 DNA contains the following:
- a CDS encoding alpha-glucosidase/alpha-galactosidase, whose translation MKPTIVIIGAGSVEFTRELLGDIFSFAELGSARIVLHDIDTERLDTAEAIARATAKEAGAQPEILSSLDRRRALDGADYVINVIQVGMHEATVRDFEIPARYGLHQTIGDTIGIGGIFRGLRTFPVLAAIARDMQQVCPDAWLLNYTNPMAMNVTYLRHAAPGLKVLGLCHSVYWTMAGLCELIDVPLDEVSYWSAGVNHQAWVLRWERGGQDLYPLLDQRIAADPELRRRVRVDMYRRLGYYPTETSEHSSEYVPWYLKHPGEVDRLRLNVGEYVSISEANLAEYARVRAELANAKALPIDTDSTEYAPQVIHSLETGAVRVISANVVNDGLITNLPDGVAVEVPTVLDALGAHPMSVGDLPPQCAALNRSFLGPVDLTVRAAVDGDPRLVRAAAMVDPNTAATLTVDQIWELCDELTVAHGDLLPEPLRTKLAP comes from the coding sequence GTGAAACCCACCATCGTCATCATCGGAGCGGGAAGCGTCGAGTTCACCCGCGAACTGCTCGGCGACATCTTCTCGTTCGCGGAACTCGGCTCGGCCCGAATCGTCCTGCACGACATCGACACCGAGCGGCTCGACACCGCCGAGGCCATCGCTCGCGCCACCGCCAAAGAGGCCGGCGCGCAACCCGAGATCCTCTCGTCCCTGGATCGCCGCCGCGCCCTCGACGGTGCCGACTACGTCATCAACGTGATCCAGGTGGGCATGCACGAGGCAACGGTGCGCGACTTCGAGATCCCCGCGCGGTACGGGCTGCATCAGACCATCGGCGACACCATTGGCATCGGCGGCATCTTCCGTGGCCTGCGGACGTTCCCGGTACTGGCTGCCATCGCCCGCGATATGCAGCAGGTGTGTCCGGACGCCTGGCTGCTGAACTACACGAACCCGATGGCCATGAACGTCACGTACCTGCGCCACGCCGCGCCGGGACTCAAGGTGCTTGGCCTGTGCCACTCGGTGTACTGGACGATGGCCGGTCTGTGCGAGCTCATCGACGTGCCGCTCGACGAGGTGTCGTACTGGTCGGCCGGCGTCAACCACCAGGCGTGGGTGCTGCGTTGGGAGCGCGGCGGACAGGATCTGTACCCGCTGCTGGATCAGCGCATCGCCGCCGACCCCGAGCTGCGCCGCAGGGTACGGGTCGACATGTACCGCAGGCTCGGCTACTACCCCACCGAGACGAGTGAGCACTCCAGCGAGTACGTCCCGTGGTACCTGAAGCATCCCGGCGAGGTCGATCGGCTGCGGCTCAACGTTGGCGAGTACGTGTCGATCAGTGAGGCGAATCTCGCCGAATATGCCCGTGTCCGTGCCGAACTCGCCAACGCCAAGGCTCTGCCGATCGACACGGATTCCACGGAGTACGCCCCGCAGGTGATCCACTCCCTGGAGACCGGTGCCGTGCGCGTGATCTCGGCGAACGTCGTCAACGACGGGCTGATCACCAACCTGCCCGACGGTGTGGCCGTCGAGGTGCCCACAGTGCTCGACGCGCTTGGTGCGCACCCGATGAGCGTCGGGGATCTGCCGCCGCAGTGTGCCGCACTCAACCGGAGCTTCCTCGGACCGGTCGACCTCACGGTGCGCGCCGCCGTGGACGGGGATCCCCGATTGGTGCGGGCGGCGGCGATGGTAGACCCGAACACGGCCGCCACCTTGACCGTCGATCAGATCTGGGAGCTGTGCGACGAGCTGACGGTCGCGCACGGGGACCTGCTGCCAGAACCCCTCCGCACGAAACTCGCACCGTGA
- a CDS encoding ABC transporter substrate-binding protein — translation MIRSVIRQRLCIALAAVLASGLTACGGGDSSSGPVEIAVWHGYQDTEGEAFKGLVDQYNQEHPDVHVSELYSSNDLVLQKVLTAVRGGSAPDVAYMFGSWSPNIAQIPQVVDMAGEVSNPDWKWDDFYPAEREAATVGDKIVGVPALVDNLAIVYNKQLFADAGVAPPTPEWTWDDFRAAAAKLTDPARGQYGWLIPADGSEDTVWHYVPMLWEAGGDILSPDNEHAVFNSEAGVKALTVLQQMAVTDKSLYLDTTNENGPKLMNSGKVAMLVTGPWDLSQLSDIDYGVQVMPTFAGSSGSHQTIAGPDNWVVFDNGDARKQAATDFVKWLTAAEQVKTFSLGTGDLPTRLSVGQDQAFVAKLDEGLPGSGTFVENLNNVKKVRPTVQQYPDISEALGQSIVSVLLGKDQPADALNAAAKAADAALAEK, via the coding sequence GTGATCCGATCAGTGATTCGCCAAAGACTCTGCATTGCCTTGGCCGCGGTCCTCGCCTCCGGCCTCACCGCCTGCGGCGGCGGCGACTCGTCGTCGGGTCCCGTCGAGATCGCGGTCTGGCACGGCTACCAGGACACCGAGGGTGAGGCCTTCAAGGGCCTGGTTGACCAGTACAACCAGGAACACCCCGACGTCCACGTCAGTGAGCTGTACTCGAGCAACGACCTCGTGCTGCAGAAGGTTCTGACCGCCGTCCGCGGCGGCAGTGCCCCCGACGTCGCCTACATGTTCGGGTCATGGTCGCCGAACATCGCCCAGATCCCCCAGGTCGTCGACATGGCGGGCGAGGTGTCCAACCCGGACTGGAAGTGGGACGACTTCTATCCCGCCGAGCGCGAGGCCGCGACTGTCGGGGACAAGATCGTCGGTGTGCCCGCCCTGGTGGACAACCTCGCGATCGTCTACAACAAGCAACTCTTCGCCGACGCCGGTGTCGCGCCGCCCACCCCGGAGTGGACGTGGGACGACTTCCGCGCGGCAGCCGCCAAGCTGACCGACCCGGCGAGGGGACAGTACGGCTGGCTCATTCCCGCCGACGGCAGCGAGGACACTGTGTGGCACTACGTTCCGATGCTGTGGGAGGCAGGCGGTGACATCCTGTCCCCCGACAACGAGCACGCCGTGTTCAACTCCGAGGCGGGCGTCAAGGCGCTCACCGTGCTGCAACAGATGGCCGTCACGGACAAGTCGCTCTACCTCGACACCACCAACGAGAATGGACCCAAGCTGATGAACAGCGGCAAGGTCGCGATGCTGGTGACCGGACCGTGGGATCTGAGCCAGCTGTCCGACATCGACTACGGCGTGCAGGTCATGCCCACCTTCGCCGGTTCGAGCGGCAGCCATCAGACAATCGCCGGCCCGGACAACTGGGTCGTGTTCGACAACGGCGACGCCAGGAAGCAGGCGGCGACCGACTTCGTGAAGTGGCTGACCGCCGCCGAGCAGGTCAAGACATTCTCACTCGGTACCGGCGACCTGCCCACGCGGCTCTCTGTCGGCCAGGATCAGGCTTTCGTCGCCAAGCTCGACGAGGGCCTGCCGGGCAGCGGCACGTTCGTCGAGAACCTGAACAACGTGAAGAAGGTCAGGCCGACCGTCCAGCAGTACCCCGACATCTCCGAGGCATTGGGGCAGTCGATCGTCTCCGTCCTGCTGGGCAAGGATCAGCCGGCTGACGCGCTGAACGCCGCGGCCAAGGCCGCCGACGCGGCTCTCGCGGAGAAGTAG